A window of Chitinophagales bacterium contains these coding sequences:
- a CDS encoding efflux RND transporter permease subunit, whose translation MVQKLIELALRNRLIVLLLAGGLFAYGIYSVKQNPIDAIPDLSENQVIVFTEWMGRSPQVMEDQVTYPLVSNLQGIPKIKNIRGTSMFGMSFVYVIFEDNVDIYWARTRVLERLNFAQRLLPQGVTPTLGPDGTGVGHVYWYHLDAPKLDLGEQRALQDWYIKFALQTVPGVAEVASFGGFEKQYQLVVDPVKLQFYNISLMDVMNKVKANNNDVGGRKFEMADMAYIIRGLGYIKSKEDVENIALANYNGIPVRVKDIGTVQMGGDLRLGIFDMDGKGEVVGGIVVMRYNENANKVIEAVKAKMKEVEKGLPEGVTFKTSYDRSTLIQEAIDSVKGTLIEEMIAVSLIVLIFLFHWRSAVIILIQLPISVAAGFIFLEMFGISSNIMSLTGIALAIGVVVDDGIVMVENAYRHISEAQTAKINSSDKA comes from the coding sequence ATGGTTCAGAAACTGATTGAACTGGCTTTACGCAACAGGCTGATTGTGCTGCTCCTTGCAGGCGGCCTGTTTGCGTATGGTATTTATTCTGTTAAGCAAAACCCGATTGATGCCATTCCGGATTTGAGTGAAAATCAGGTTATCGTCTTTACCGAATGGATGGGTCGAAGTCCGCAGGTAATGGAAGACCAGGTAACCTATCCTTTGGTTAGTAATCTGCAGGGTATCCCAAAGATTAAGAACATCCGGGGCACATCTATGTTCGGGATGAGTTTTGTATATGTGATTTTTGAAGACAATGTGGACATCTATTGGGCAAGAACAAGAGTACTGGAACGACTGAATTTTGCACAGCGGTTATTACCGCAGGGTGTAACACCCACATTAGGGCCTGATGGCACGGGTGTAGGTCATGTTTACTGGTACCATTTAGATGCGCCGAAATTGGATCTGGGTGAGCAAAGAGCCTTGCAGGACTGGTATATCAAGTTTGCCTTGCAAACAGTGCCGGGTGTTGCAGAAGTAGCTTCATTTGGCGGATTTGAAAAGCAATACCAGTTGGTGGTTGACCCGGTAAAACTGCAGTTTTACAACATCTCGCTGATGGATGTAATGAATAAAGTAAAAGCGAATAACAATGATGTAGGCGGCAGAAAGTTTGAAATGGCAGATATGGCCTATATCATTCGGGGCCTCGGCTATATAAAAAGTAAGGAGGATGTTGAAAACATTGCACTCGCAAACTATAATGGTATCCCGGTTAGAGTAAAAGACATCGGCACAGTACAAATGGGTGGTGATTTACGTCTCGGCATCTTTGATATGGATGGGAAAGGTGAGGTGGTGGGCGGCATTGTAGTGATGCGGTATAATGAGAATGCCAATAAAGTAATTGAAGCTGTAAAAGCGAAAATGAAGGAAGTAGAAAAAGGATTGCCCGAAGGGGTGACATTTAAAACCTCCTATGATCGCAGCACTTTGATACAGGAAGCTATTGATTCGGTAAAAGGAACACTGATTGAAGAGATGATTGCTGTATCTCTTATTGTTCTTATTTTTTTATTTCACTGGAGAAGTGCTGTAATTATCCTTATTCAATTACCTATTTCTGTAGCGGCCGGTTTTATATTCCTGGAAATGTTTGGTATTTCATCCAACATTATGTCATTAACAGGTATTGCACTGGCTATTGGCGTGGTGGTAGATGATGGTATTGTTATGGTGGAGAATGCTTACCGGCATATCAGTGAAGCGCAAACAGCAAAAATTAACTCATCCGACAAAGCATAA
- a CDS encoding efflux RND transporter permease subunit: MAKLLKRNKDPLTPEERSEIIEKSSKQVGPGVFYSTIIVVTSFLPVFLLTGMEGKLFHPLAWTKTFILLIDAFLAITLTPVLISFFLKGRLKPESANPITRTLERIYTPILKWCLKWRKTTIAVNIIALATGIIMMTRLGSEFMPPLDEGSLLFMPVTLPDVSNSEAKRLLQVQDKIISTVPEVSHVLGKAGRANTATDNSPISMIETIILLKPKSEWRKGMTKDGIINELNSKMQIPGVTNGWTQPIINRINMLSTGIRTDVGLKVYGQNLDSIYAFAQTIKKQLEGIEGIKDLYVEPITGGKYVDIAVKREEIGRYGLSVDDVNTVIESALGGMKLTTTIEGRQRFSVNARYGQDFRNNLESLKRLQVQTMNFGPIPLEAVAEIKLSDGPPMINSENAMLRGTVLFNVRERDLGSTVKEAQDRLNQMITKLPKGYFLEWSGQWENQIRANRTLKMILPIVIIIIFMVLYFTYHSFKEAAITMITVPFALIGGVFMVYFYGINLSVAVAVGFIALFGMAIETAMLMTIYLNEAMNNMVAKHGNSKATLTPAIIREFVIEGSAKRLRPKLMTVSVGLFGLIPILWATGVGSDIMRPITIPLIGGTLSSTIYVLLITPVIFEMIKERELKRKGKIELIDVKE, translated from the coding sequence ATGGCAAAATTGCTCAAAAGAAATAAAGACCCGCTGACACCTGAAGAACGGAGTGAAATTATTGAGAAGTCATCCAAGCAGGTGGGCCCAGGTGTATTTTATTCTACCATCATCGTGGTTACTTCTTTTCTTCCGGTATTTCTGCTTACGGGTATGGAAGGCAAGCTCTTTCATCCGCTGGCATGGACAAAAACGTTCATCCTGCTGATCGATGCTTTTCTTGCTATCACTTTAACTCCTGTACTGATTTCATTTTTTCTCAAAGGCAGATTAAAGCCTGAAAGTGCCAATCCTATTACAAGAACGCTGGAAAGAATCTATACCCCAATCCTGAAGTGGTGTTTGAAGTGGCGTAAAACCACCATTGCGGTAAATATTATTGCCCTGGCAACCGGCATCATAATGATGACAAGGCTCGGCTCTGAATTTATGCCGCCGCTGGATGAAGGTTCCTTGCTCTTTATGCCTGTTACATTACCCGATGTTTCCAATTCAGAAGCTAAACGACTGCTGCAGGTGCAGGATAAAATCATCAGCACTGTTCCTGAAGTTTCACATGTACTGGGCAAGGCAGGCCGGGCAAATACGGCAACGGATAATTCACCTATCAGTATGATAGAAACCATTATTCTGCTGAAGCCAAAAAGCGAATGGAGAAAGGGAATGACGAAAGATGGTATCATCAATGAGCTAAATTCCAAAATGCAGATACCGGGTGTTACCAATGGATGGACACAACCTATTATTAACCGTATTAATATGCTTTCAACAGGTATTCGGACCGATGTTGGGTTGAAAGTGTATGGACAAAACTTAGACAGTATTTATGCCTTTGCCCAAACTATCAAAAAGCAATTGGAAGGTATTGAAGGCATAAAAGATTTGTATGTGGAACCCATCACCGGCGGTAAGTATGTTGACATTGCAGTGAAACGGGAGGAAATTGGCCGGTATGGACTGAGTGTGGATGATGTTAATACGGTCATTGAAAGTGCATTGGGAGGGATGAAGCTTACTACGACGATTGAAGGCCGCCAGCGCTTTTCAGTAAATGCTCGGTACGGTCAGGATTTCCGTAATAACCTGGAATCATTAAAGAGGTTACAGGTTCAGACGATGAATTTCGGTCCGATTCCCTTAGAGGCCGTCGCAGAAATAAAACTCAGCGATGGACCGCCAATGATTAATTCAGAAAATGCCATGCTCAGGGGCACCGTTCTTTTCAATGTAAGAGAAAGAGATTTGGGAAGCACCGTAAAAGAGGCACAGGACAGATTAAACCAGATGATAACTAAACTTCCTAAAGGATATTTCCTGGAATGGAGCGGCCAGTGGGAAAACCAGATAAGGGCTAATCGTACATTGAAAATGATTTTGCCCATAGTGATAATCATCATTTTCATGGTATTGTATTTCACTTATCATTCTTTTAAAGAAGCTGCTATTACGATGATAACAGTTCCGTTTGCATTGATCGGTGGGGTTTTCATGGTTTATTTTTATGGCATTAATTTATCCGTTGCGGTGGCAGTAGGTTTTATCGCCTTGTTCGGGATGGCTATTGAAACTGCTATGCTCATGACAATCTACCTGAATGAGGCCATGAATAATATGGTGGCAAAACACGGCAACTCCAAAGCAACTTTAACACCAGCTATCATTCGTGAATTTGTAATAGAAGGTTCAGCAAAGAGATTAAGGCCAAAACTAATGACCGTATCAGTTGGGCTATTTGGTTTGATACCCATTCTCTGGGCTACGGGTGTGGGCAGCGATATAATGCGTCCCATCACCATCCCCTTAATTGGCGGTACACTTTCATCTACCATTTATGTACTACTGATTACCCCTGTCATATTTGAAATGATTAAGGAAAGAGAATTAAAACGTAAAGGTAAAATTGAATTAATTGATGTTAAAGAATAA
- a CDS encoding single-stranded DNA-binding protein, with the protein MELTGRITANATVNTVKGDRKVVRFSIAINDSYKPKDSQEVKKLTTYVNCSYWMREGIAKYLTKGTLVEVQGRISVSAWMNKDGEPKGSLDFHVNGIKLHGKGTTETLPAPADITEPVEDLPF; encoded by the coding sequence ATGGAACTAACAGGAAGAATCACAGCAAACGCAACGGTCAACACCGTGAAGGGTGACCGTAAAGTGGTACGGTTCAGTATCGCCATTAATGACAGTTACAAACCCAAAGATTCGCAGGAGGTGAAAAAGCTCACCACCTATGTGAACTGTTCCTACTGGATGCGGGAGGGTATCGCAAAGTATCTCACCAAAGGAACGCTGGTGGAAGTGCAGGGGCGTATCTCGGTCAGTGCATGGATGAACAAAGACGGAGAGCCAAAGGGCTCACTGGATTTTCATGTGAACGGTATCAAACTGCATGGTAAGGGTACTACTGAAACCTTACCCGCACCGGCCGATATTACTGAACCGGTGGAGGATTTACCATTCTGA
- a CDS encoding efflux RND transporter periplasmic adaptor subunit: MEDHNQEKEKAEYTCSMHPEVIRDKPGACPICGMDLVKKESANNNPGDIEMGSLLRPTNEFVVSSIPVTTIEQRGEQIEIEALGNIAYDTRQVGSISARVSGRIEKLYVRYRYQKIAKGQKILDIYSPELLTAQQNLLFLLKNDADNITFIQAAKEKLLLLGMSNEQLGQVIKAGQPSLTIAVYSNYSGHIHEAANDGGMNKEPGNMRDISLITEELTLKEGMYVQKGQSVFTVFNPDRAWAIINIYGENQSMVKTGNTVRIVPETAPGKDFRASIDFIEPFYRKESKTLTARVYFNNSGLKIPVGSQVKATVFGNTKEAYWLPKDAVLSLGMDKVVFQQSDGGFRAKKISTGIIHEKHIQVLSGLTAKDSVALNAQFLMDSESFIKVKN; encoded by the coding sequence ATGGAGGATCATAATCAGGAAAAGGAGAAAGCAGAATACACCTGCTCCATGCACCCCGAAGTAATAAGAGACAAACCCGGTGCTTGCCCAATCTGCGGAATGGACTTGGTGAAGAAGGAATCTGCCAACAATAATCCGGGTGATATTGAAATGGGATCATTGCTAAGGCCAACCAACGAATTTGTAGTGTCATCCATTCCTGTTACCACCATTGAGCAACGGGGAGAACAGATTGAGATTGAAGCCCTGGGCAATATTGCTTATGACACGAGGCAGGTGGGAAGTATCTCAGCAAGAGTGTCAGGCAGAATTGAGAAGTTATATGTCCGCTATCGTTATCAGAAAATTGCCAAAGGCCAAAAGATATTGGATATATACAGCCCTGAATTACTTACTGCACAGCAGAATCTTTTGTTCCTGTTAAAGAATGATGCAGATAACATCACATTTATTCAGGCTGCAAAGGAAAAACTATTGTTATTAGGTATGAGTAATGAACAGTTGGGGCAGGTAATAAAAGCCGGTCAGCCATCATTAACAATTGCTGTGTACAGTAATTACAGTGGACATATACATGAAGCAGCCAACGATGGCGGCATGAATAAAGAACCTGGTAATATGAGAGATATTTCTCTGATTACTGAAGAACTGACTTTGAAGGAAGGAATGTATGTGCAGAAGGGGCAGTCTGTTTTTACTGTTTTCAATCCGGACAGGGCCTGGGCTATAATAAATATATATGGCGAAAATCAATCGATGGTAAAAACAGGGAACACGGTACGGATTGTACCGGAAACTGCACCGGGGAAAGATTTCCGGGCAAGTATTGATTTCATAGAACCCTTTTACCGTAAAGAAAGCAAAACGCTGACAGCCAGAGTATATTTCAATAATAGTGGTTTGAAAATTCCGGTGGGAAGCCAGGTCAAAGCAACCGTTTTCGGAAATACCAAAGAAGCTTATTGGTTACCAAAAGATGCTGTGCTTTCATTAGGCATGGATAAAGTGGTATTTCAACAATCAGACGGAGGCTTTAGAGCGAAGAAGATCAGTACCGGCATCATTCATGAAAAGCATATACAGGTGCTTAGCGGATTAACAGCGAAGGATTCTGTGGCGTTAAATGCACAATTTCTTATGGATAGCGAAAGTTTTATCAAAGTTAAAAACTGA
- a CDS encoding TolC family protein, whose product MLKNKLILALFASVVASSSHSQILKLDAVIDSIKSSHPVVKMYDNEIRSMDEAAMGARSWMPPQVGIGQFMTPYDVRLWHREGDIPGMGSVMVSGEQMFPNRKKLDADERYMKAMSSVEKERKNATLNELINDAKQFFYEWIILKKKLVILSENERILEFMIKNAEIRYRNGLEKISAYYKAKAALGDVKNMQLMFEADIREKRIRLNSLMGRNAMIEFDIDTTYLLSDYSALVFDSTLFYTNRSDLKSLNKEINLTLLKQETEKAALKPQFGIRYDNMIGFGGQPMQYTIMGMVRIPMAKWSSKMNKANIESLKWKTYAIQSQKEMMVNEYSGMAYGMRNELDLKKKQIKLYEENIIPALRNNYKTMQLGYEQNTEELFMLYDAWETLNMKQLEYVDLLNQALKLQVTIERIIEKN is encoded by the coding sequence ATGTTAAAGAATAAACTAATCCTGGCATTGTTTGCATCTGTGGTTGCTAGCAGCAGCCATTCGCAAATCTTAAAACTGGATGCTGTTATTGACAGCATCAAATCATCGCATCCTGTGGTTAAAATGTATGATAATGAAATACGTTCCATGGATGAAGCGGCTATGGGTGCAAGAAGCTGGATGCCGCCGCAGGTAGGCATCGGCCAGTTTATGACACCCTATGATGTGCGGCTTTGGCATCGGGAAGGCGATATACCGGGTATGGGTTCTGTGATGGTATCCGGCGAACAGATGTTCCCCAACCGAAAAAAGCTGGACGCAGATGAAAGGTATATGAAAGCTATGTCATCCGTGGAAAAGGAAAGAAAGAATGCCACACTCAATGAATTGATCAATGATGCAAAGCAGTTTTTTTACGAATGGATTATCCTGAAAAAGAAACTCGTGATACTGAGTGAAAACGAAAGGATTCTGGAATTCATGATTAAAAATGCGGAGATACGATATAGAAACGGGTTGGAAAAAATAAGCGCCTATTACAAAGCAAAAGCAGCATTGGGTGATGTAAAGAATATGCAACTTATGTTTGAAGCCGACATCAGGGAAAAACGCATCCGCCTTAATTCATTGATGGGCAGAAATGCCATGATAGAATTTGATATTGATACCACCTATTTATTAAGCGATTATTCAGCGCTTGTTTTTGACAGCACATTATTCTACACTAACCGGAGTGACCTGAAATCTCTAAACAAGGAAATCAACCTCACATTGCTGAAACAGGAAACAGAAAAAGCTGCACTCAAGCCCCAGTTTGGTATACGCTACGATAATATGATTGGCTTTGGCGGTCAGCCTATGCAGTACACCATCATGGGCATGGTGCGGATTCCGATGGCAAAATGGTCATCTAAAATGAACAAGGCTAATATTGAAAGCCTGAAATGGAAAACCTATGCCATACAATCACAAAAGGAAATGATGGTGAATGAATACAGCGGCATGGCCTATGGCATGAGAAATGAACTTGATTTAAAGAAAAAGCAAATAAAACTGTACGAAGAAAATATTATTCCTGCTCTGCGGAATAATTACAAGACCATGCAACTGGGTTATGAGCAGAACACAGAAGAGTTATTTATGCTTTATGATGCATGGGAAACGTTGAATATGAAACAACTGGAATATGTGGATCTGCTCAACCAGGCATTGAAACTCCAGGTAACGATTGAAAGAATTATTGAAAAAAATTAA
- a CDS encoding DUF945 domain-containing protein, whose translation MAHNINFNEQTGQHSFFSVKEKAWHGLGQVVQDYPTSAEAIRFAGLDYEVVKQDIYTTCYNADGQPMDFTKRIKTHLATMRPDTGEVLGVVGKDYEIIQNRDAFSFFDSIVGGDGIQYETAGALGKGERIFITAKLPGYIKVGREDLIEQYLFLTTSHDGFGSITAAFTPVRIVCNNTLNAALRNHSNSIKIRHTANAKERLEQAHKVMGISNQLSLQLDSIFNRWTKVKVTDPELLRLIQLAMVPNKEVLDNIEKGQYDELSTCFNNMCNSVFEYAMSSPTQQTETTRGTLFGAYNAVTGYFQNVRNYKDDESKLKSLLYGGTAQLRTQKAFNLCMDFMN comes from the coding sequence ATGGCGCATAACATCAATTTCAACGAACAGACAGGACAACACAGTTTTTTCTCCGTGAAAGAAAAAGCCTGGCACGGGCTCGGCCAGGTTGTACAGGACTATCCGACCAGTGCCGAAGCCATCCGGTTTGCCGGGTTGGATTATGAAGTGGTAAAGCAGGATATTTATACTACCTGTTACAATGCAGACGGTCAGCCGATGGATTTTACCAAGCGGATTAAAACCCATTTGGCCACCATGCGGCCCGATACCGGGGAAGTACTCGGAGTAGTGGGCAAGGATTATGAAATCATCCAGAACCGGGATGCTTTCAGTTTCTTTGATTCTATTGTCGGGGGCGATGGTATCCAGTATGAAACAGCCGGGGCACTCGGAAAAGGTGAGCGGATTTTTATCACCGCCAAACTCCCCGGTTATATCAAAGTAGGCCGGGAGGACTTAATCGAGCAGTATTTATTTCTGACCACTTCCCACGATGGTTTTGGAAGTATTACCGCCGCCTTTACACCCGTCCGTATTGTTTGTAATAATACCCTCAATGCAGCCCTTCGCAATCATTCCAACAGTATCAAAATAAGGCATACCGCCAATGCAAAAGAAAGACTGGAACAGGCGCATAAAGTAATGGGTATTTCTAACCAGCTTTCCCTGCAACTGGATAGCATCTTTAACCGCTGGACAAAAGTAAAAGTAACCGACCCGGAACTCCTGCGATTGATTCAACTGGCGATGGTGCCAAATAAAGAGGTGCTGGACAATATCGAAAAAGGCCAGTATGATGAACTGTCCACCTGCTTTAACAACATGTGCAATTCCGTTTTTGAATATGCCATGAGCAGCCCCACCCAGCAAACAGAAACCACCCGGGGCACTTTGTTCGGGGCTTATAATGCCGTGACCGGGTATTTTCAGAATGTACGTAATTACAAAGACGACGAAAGCAAACTGAAATCCCTTTTATACGGAGGTACGGCACAACTGCGGACACAGAAGGCCTTTAACCTTTGTATGGATTTTATGAACTAA
- a CDS encoding multicopper oxidase domain-containing protein, translating to MQRRNFLKISGLSAGTVVTGGSLAGFLVSCSGCKKEHHMGLMTEPVMVTEGDFSTLLSFPAQAGLNQTLTAQATTANLKGTTIPVLGYQPNSLLGPTFKVNKGDAVNILLQNNLSEHTNIHWHGLKIPALMDGHPDQLADAGSNFRYQFTVNQRAGLSWYHPHPHEKTGKQVFQGLAGLFIINDAEESALNLPSGQYEIPLVIQDKRITNSGITYNPSMEEVMAGYMGDSIVVNGIYSPYTDVSTRYYRLRLLNGSNARVYNLALSNNADIIVIGNDGGLLKNPVTIKEILIAPGERLDVLVNFSGVTVGTELFLMSKEFVQGGAAQGKQSFRIMKFKVTSTVTDPFTVPANLSVISNIQVSSAVKTRTFDISNAMEHHGYPMNDGMQMRHRINGKLFDSNRIDENVAANTNEIWVFDNSKGDEPHPMHLHGVFFQVLDRTGGRGTRIASESGWKDTVLVMPGETVRVLVPFESNTGKFVFHCHNLEHEDDGMMLQYQLS from the coding sequence ATGCAAAGAAGAAACTTTTTGAAAATATCAGGCCTTAGTGCCGGTACGGTAGTAACAGGTGGTTCATTAGCCGGATTTCTGGTCAGTTGCAGTGGCTGTAAAAAGGAACATCATATGGGTTTAATGACGGAACCTGTAATGGTAACCGAAGGTGATTTTTCAACACTCCTTTCATTTCCCGCTCAGGCTGGATTGAATCAAACGCTTACGGCCCAGGCCACAACTGCCAATTTAAAGGGTACGACTATACCAGTATTAGGTTACCAACCTAACAGCCTGCTCGGCCCTACTTTCAAAGTAAATAAAGGGGATGCAGTGAATATTCTTTTACAGAATAATTTATCGGAACATACCAATATACATTGGCATGGCTTAAAAATTCCGGCGTTGATGGATGGCCATCCTGACCAGTTGGCCGATGCAGGCAGCAATTTCCGATATCAGTTCACGGTAAATCAACGAGCTGGTTTAAGCTGGTATCATCCGCATCCTCATGAAAAAACCGGTAAGCAGGTATTCCAGGGATTAGCTGGTTTATTCATTATTAATGACGCAGAGGAATCTGCGCTGAACCTCCCATCTGGTCAATACGAAATCCCATTGGTGATACAGGATAAACGCATCACTAATAGCGGAATAACTTATAATCCTTCTATGGAAGAAGTAATGGCTGGCTATATGGGTGACTCAATTGTAGTCAATGGCATTTACTCACCTTATACAGATGTATCCACCCGGTATTACCGCCTTCGCTTATTGAATGGTTCTAATGCAAGGGTGTACAACCTTGCTCTCAGCAATAATGCCGACATAATAGTAATCGGTAATGATGGAGGCCTATTGAAAAATCCGGTTACTATAAAAGAAATTTTGATTGCGCCTGGTGAAAGATTGGACGTATTGGTCAACTTTAGCGGAGTAACAGTCGGTACTGAACTATTTTTAATGAGTAAAGAATTTGTACAGGGTGGCGCTGCACAGGGTAAGCAATCTTTCAGAATAATGAAGTTTAAAGTAACATCCACAGTTACCGATCCATTTACAGTTCCTGCTAACCTGAGTGTAATTAGTAATATCCAGGTTTCATCAGCAGTAAAGACAAGAACATTTGATATTTCAAATGCAATGGAGCATCATGGATATCCCATGAATGACGGCATGCAGATGCGGCACCGTATCAACGGCAAATTATTTGACAGCAACCGTATTGACGAGAATGTTGCTGCCAATACTAATGAAATTTGGGTTTTTGACAACAGCAAAGGAGATGAACCACACCCTATGCACCTACATGGGGTATTTTTCCAGGTGCTTGACCGAACGGGTGGCAGGGGAACCAGGATAGCTTCAGAAAGCGGATGGAAGGATACGGTACTGGTAATGCCGGGTGAAACAGTAAGAGTACTTGTTCCATTTGAAAGCAATACCGGAAAGTTTGTATTCCATTGTCATAACCTGGAACACGAAGACGATGGCATGATGTTACAATATCAATTGAGTTAA
- a CDS encoding DUF3347 domain-containing protein, which produces MNKIISAIAIVSALVFSACSNSSPKNEHEGHDMSKTSTDTTQHVSATDDKDVKAVSVVFTNVDAKAAASIKEIADHYLHIKNALAGDNAGEAAIGAKAMENAIGKLDKSLLTAEQKTAYDANEAEMKEHAEHIAKNGDNIKHQRSHFVMMSEVVYDLVKNFGAGRPLYHDHCPMARDNQGAMWISEVKEIKNPYFGSGMFKCGRVEEVIQ; this is translated from the coding sequence ATGAACAAGATAATTTCAGCAATTGCAATTGTATCTGCACTTGTTTTTTCAGCCTGCAGCAACAGCAGCCCTAAAAATGAACATGAGGGGCACGATATGAGCAAAACGAGTACCGACACAACACAGCATGTATCTGCAACAGATGATAAGGATGTAAAGGCAGTTTCTGTTGTTTTTACGAATGTAGATGCCAAAGCAGCAGCATCCATAAAAGAAATTGCGGACCATTACCTGCATATCAAAAATGCCCTGGCCGGTGATAATGCCGGTGAAGCAGCGATTGGAGCAAAAGCAATGGAAAATGCTATTGGCAAACTGGATAAATCATTATTGACGGCAGAACAAAAAACAGCCTACGATGCCAACGAAGCAGAAATGAAAGAACATGCAGAACATATAGCTAAGAACGGGGATAATATTAAGCATCAGCGGTCACATTTTGTAATGATGAGTGAAGTAGTTTATGACCTGGTGAAAAACTTCGGTGCTGGCCGCCCTCTTTATCATGACCATTGTCCAATGGCAAGGGACAACCAGGGTGCCATGTGGATTAGCGAAGTAAAGGAAATTAAAAACCCGTATTTCGGTTCCGGAATGTTCAAGTGCGGCAGAGTAGAGGAAGTAATTCAATAA
- a CDS encoding efflux RND transporter periplasmic adaptor subunit: MRYITIITFLLFVLASCKNKNKIAADPDTYYTCSMDPQVVEYKPGKCPICKMDLTPVKKKNGENKDELQLSEQQIQLGNIQTDTIRNGTIGDQLVLTATLNFDQMKTTSVSSRVMGRVERLYYKNLGDYVKKGSALYDLYSEELNNAKQEYLLALDKKKAFTNETVIDFDQLIQSAKSKLLLWGLTDAQVDELATTKKAAPATTFYSTAGGYITQLDIRDGNYVMEGGTIVKLADLSSLWAEAQVYTSQLAELNSNSVATVQLPDFDNKEIKGRIEFVNPEINPDTRINLIRVSIPNPGNQLKPGMPAYVLLKSPQRQSLTLPIDAVIRDGKGATVWIQTGSNTFKSVMVKTGLESDDRIEIKSGLKTGDIVVLTGAYLLHSEYVFKKGADPMSGHNH, encoded by the coding sequence ATGCGGTATATCACTATTATCACATTTCTATTATTTGTTCTGGCATCCTGCAAGAATAAAAATAAAATAGCAGCAGACCCCGACACTTATTATACCTGTTCTATGGATCCGCAGGTGGTGGAATACAAACCTGGCAAATGTCCCATTTGCAAAATGGATTTAACTCCTGTAAAGAAAAAGAACGGGGAGAATAAAGATGAATTGCAATTAAGCGAACAGCAAATTCAGTTGGGGAACATACAAACAGATACTATTCGCAACGGAACAATCGGCGACCAATTAGTATTAACTGCCACATTGAACTTTGACCAGATGAAAACAACCTCGGTTAGTTCAAGAGTAATGGGCAGGGTTGAAAGATTATATTATAAAAATTTGGGAGATTATGTGAAGAAGGGTTCGGCGCTATATGATTTGTACAGTGAGGAACTGAATAATGCTAAACAGGAATACCTGCTGGCTTTGGATAAGAAAAAAGCATTCACCAATGAAACAGTTATTGACTTTGACCAGTTGATACAAAGTGCAAAAAGCAAATTGTTGCTTTGGGGATTAACGGATGCGCAGGTGGATGAACTGGCGACAACAAAGAAAGCAGCACCTGCAACTACTTTTTATAGCACTGCCGGTGGATATATTACCCAGCTTGACATCAGGGATGGAAATTATGTAATGGAGGGTGGCACAATCGTAAAGCTGGCTGACCTTTCTTCTTTGTGGGCAGAAGCACAGGTTTACACTTCGCAACTGGCTGAACTAAACAGCAACAGTGTTGCTACTGTTCAGCTTCCTGATTTTGACAACAAAGAAATCAAAGGAAGAATTGAATTTGTGAATCCTGAAATCAATCCTGATACAAGAATCAATCTTATCCGTGTATCTATTCCTAATCCAGGCAATCAGTTAAAGCCTGGTATGCCTGCTTATGTGTTATTAAAAAGTCCGCAGCGGCAATCACTCACATTACCTATAGATGCAGTCATACGAGATGGCAAGGGTGCAACTGTCTGGATACAGACAGGTAGCAACACTTTTAAAAGCGTAATGGTGAAAACCGGTTTGGAAAGCGATGACCGTATCGAAATAAAATCAGGATTAAAAACAGGTGATATAGTTGTATTAACCGGTGCATACCTGTTGCACAGCGAATATGTTTTTAAAAAGGGCGCCGACCCGATGTCGGGGCATAATCATTAA